The following nucleotide sequence is from Pseudonocardia abyssalis.
GCGCGGATCGGCGCTGCGGAGCGGGGCGCTGCCGTTCCTGGAGGACCCCAGCCAGGTCACGCGGGAGAACGTGCAGCTCGCGGTGCTCGAGGGCGTCGAGGTGGTGTTCGTCGAGCGGATCGCCGGGTCCGGCGCGGTGCCGGTCCTCATGCGCGTCGGCGGGCGGTTCGCGCTGACCGCGACCGGCCTCGGGCTCGTCCTGCCCGCGCACGCGCCGCCGGAGTGGAGCACTACATCCCGCACACCGTCATCGATCCGCGGGCGCTGCGCGACATGCTCGCCGACATCCGCGGGAGCGGGTACGCGGTGAGCGACCGGCAGGTCACCGACGACTCGCTGTTGGTCGCCGCGCCGGTGCACGACGGACGGCCGCGGGGCGGCGGTGTCGCTGGTCCGGGCACTCGCCTGAAGAGTCGGCCACCGCACCGCCGTTTCGGGCACCGCACCGCTGACGGGACGGCGGTGCGGTGCCGACGACGGCGGTGCGGTGGCCGCCCCTCGTCGAGGGTGCGCAGTCTGCTGGGCCGAATGCCGGAACTTCTCCCCTGCTTCCGGTCCAGCTACACGTCGAGCGGGCCCGGCGTCACGGTGAGTGGTTCGTTGGGCCGTTCAGGTGGCTGACGGTGAACGGGCGAATGACACCTAGCGACGGGACGGTTACCGCGCGACGATCGTCACCCCCTCCCCAACCGCTCGCCCGGAAGGCCCCCGACCGTGGACGCGCTCCCCCCGACCCGACGGCGCTCCCCGCACCCCGTCACCGTCGCCGACCTGCTCTGCCGCTACGCGACCACTCCGGTCACCGACGCACGTCCCCCGGCCGGGCCACCGGGAGAGCCGGTGCCCGTGTCGGCGCTGCTGCGCCGCGAGGGCCGGGCCCGGCGCGCGCTGGACCGCCCGCTCGTGCCCCGCGGCCACTCCCGCCCCGGGCCCGGACCTGCCTCCGACGAGCCGCCGCGCCACAACGTCCGCAAGGCCGCCGCCGCGGCGGGTGCACTGTTCGTCGTCGGCGCGGTGTTCGGCACGACCTCGCTGGAGGAGGCCCTGCTGCTCCCGTCCCCGGAGGCCGACGCCGAGGAGCCCACGGCCGGTTCCGCGGGGATCGCCGGCAGTGCCGCACGGCCGGGACTCGTCCCCGGACCGGGCGTGACGCTCGCGTCCGCCGCGCTGCCGCTCGCCGACACCGCACCGGTCGACGGCGCGGACATCGGTCGGGCGGTGCTCGGGCCGTTCGCGCCCGGGGCGGCCGCCCCCGGCGGTCCCGGCGCGTCCCCGGCGGCGTCGTCGCCGTCCGCGCCCGTACTGCCCACCGCGCCCGGTGCCGCGGGTCCCGGTGCGGTCGATCCGGGTGCGGTCGATCCGGGGGCCGCCGGGCCCGCGCCCACCGGACCGTCGCCCGTCGCACCGCCGCCGGCGGGGCCGTCGCCCTCCGAGCCCGGGCCGTCGCCGGCCGCACCGGAGGCGCCGACCGTGTCCGTCCCGACCCCCGACCTCGGCACCCCCGAGGTCGACGTGCCCGCCGTCGTCGTGGCGCCCACCCCGCTCGGCCCGGTGTCGACGCCGCCGATCACGGTCGGCGCGGCCGCCGTCACCACCCCCGACCTCGGCGTGACCGTCGACGACGAGGGGGTCGGCGTCGCCATCACCGACACCGTCGTGGACCTCCCGGACACCGACGTCGGCCCCCTCGACGCAGGGCCGGTCGGTCTCGGGGAGACGTCGGCGACCCTGCCCGCCCTCACCGTCGAGGGTGCGGAGGTACTGCAGCTCGGCCCCGAACCCGAGCTGACCGTGCCCGGGATCGGGCTCTCCGCGACCGAGATCGAGACCCCGCCCCTCACCGTCGGCGGCACGGAGCTCGACCTCCCCGACGTCGAGCTCCCCGAGATCTCGACGTCCGAGGTGCCGGTCGTCGAGACCGTCACCGGTCTGCTCGGCGGCGACGCCCCGTCCCTCGGCGGCCTGCTGGGCTGAACGGCGCACCCACCTGGCATCCTGCGCCCCCATGAGCCGTCGGGACACCGCAGCCACCGCCCTCGTCGCCCTCCGCGCCGGGATCGGGGTGGGGGCCTGGGCCGCTCCGGCCCTGGCCGCCCGCACGTTCGGCCTGCGCGTCGACGGCAACACCGAGGCCGTGCTGATGGCGCGCCTGTTCGCCGTCCGCGACGCCGCGCTGGCCTACGCGACGCTCGGCACGACCGGGACGGCCCGCCGCACGGTGCTGCGGTCCGGGATCGCGTGCGACGTCCTCGACGCCGCCGCGGCCCTGCTCGCCGCGCGGAAGGGTGGCATCCCCCGCACCGCCGCCGCACTCGTGACGACCGTGGCGCTGGCGGCGGCCGCGACCGGCGTCGTGGCCGCACGGACCGACTGACGCCGGCGCTCAGTCGAGCAGCGCCGCCGGGACGTCGACGGTCCGGCTGCGCAGGTACTCCCCCAGCCCCTTGGCCTGCGGGTCCGGGCGGGCGGTGGAGGCGACGCCGTCGCCGAGCAGCCGGTGCACCACCACGTTGATCGCGCGCAGCGTGGGCAGCTCGTACCGCTCGATGCGCAGGTCTGCGGCCTCCGGACCGAGCAGCTCGCGGAGCCGGTCGACGGTGAGGTAGGCGCGCAGCCAGGCGTGGCCGGCGTCGTCACGGGCCCAGAGGCCGACGTTCGCGTTGCCGCCCTTGTCGCCGGAGCGCGCGCCGCAGACCCGGCCCAGCGGGGCACGCACGGTCGGCCCGTCCGGCAGGTCGGCCGGGGTGAGCGTCGGGGGCGTCGGCGCAGGGCCGGTCGGCGGGTCGGCCACGACGTGGCGGGACCCGTCGGGCAGCACCACGACCTGCTCCAGCGCGGTCCGCGGCACGGCGGCGGGCCGGTACACCCCGTAGGCCGACTCCGAGGTCGGCGGCGTCGTGGTGTGGAAACCCGCGTAGCCGGCGAGCGCGAGCTCCATCGCCGCACCCGAGAACGCCCGGCCGACCACTTGCGGGTCCGGGTCCATGACCGTGATCTTCAGGTGCGCGGTGGCCAGCGCGTTCTCCTCCGCGTCGGGGGTGTCGAAGCGCAGCAGCCGGACGTCGACGGAGCCGAAGCGGTCCTTCCCACCGAGCACCTCGAACAGCAGGGACTCGCAGCGCGCGGCCTTCGCCTCGATGTCGAGGCCGGTGATCACGAACGTCATCGTGTTGCGGAACCCGCCGATGTCGTTGAGCGCGACCTTGAGCGTCGACGGCGGCGGGCTGCCCTGCACGCCGGAGATCGTGACGCGGTGCTCGGCGTCCTGGCCGAGGACGGCGGTGTCCATGTGCGTGGTGACGTCCGGGCCCAGGTAGGCGGGCTCGGCGATCTCGTAGAGCAGCTGCGCGGTGACGGTGCCGACGGAGACGAGCCCGCCCGTCCCCGGGTGCTTCGTGATCACCGACGAGCCGTCCGCGGCCACCTCGGCGATCGGGAAGCCGGGGTAGCGCAGGTCGGTGATCTCGTCGAGGAACGGGTAGTTGCCGCCGGTCGCCTGCGGGCCGCACTCGATCACGTGACCGGCGGCGACGGCCCCGGCCAGGCGGTCCCAGTCCTCGAGGCCCCAGCCGTGCCACCACGCCGCCGGGCCCACGACCAGCGACGCGTCCGTGACGCGCCCGGTGACGACGACGTCGGCCCCCGCCGCGAGCGCCTGCGCGATGCCCCAGCCGCCCAGGTAGGCGTTGGCCGAGACCGGCTCGCCCACGACCTCGGGCCTGATCGCCGACAGGTCGCCGCGCAGGTCGTCGCCCTCGATGTGGGCCACGGCGACCGTGAGCCCGAGCCGCGTCGCGACCGCCCGGATCGCGTCGGCCAGCCCGGCCGCGTTGAGCCCCCCCGCGTTGGCGACGATCTTGATCCCGCGCTCCAGGCAGGTGCCGAGGACGTCCTCCACCTGCGTGAGGAACGTCTTCGCGAAGCCGCCCGCGGGGTCCTTCGCCTGCGCCTTCGCCAGGATGAGCATGGTGAGCTCGGCGAGGTAGTCGCCGCACAGGACGTCGATCGGCCCCCCGTCCACCATCTCCCGTGCGGCGGCGATCCGGTCGCCGTAGAACCCCGAGCAGTTGCCGATGATCACCGGTCGCGTCACCGTCGCACCGTAGGCGACGAGAATGTCGGTGGTCGATGCGAACATGCGTTCGTGTCCGACCCGAGACGACCCGATCCGACCCGATCCGACACCGCCACGATCCTGCACGCCGACCTCGACGCGTTCTACGCGTCGGTCGAGCAGCGCGACGACCGGCGGCTGCGCGGGCGGCCGGTGATCGTCGGCGGCGGGGTGGTGCTCGCGTGCAGCTACGAGGCCAAGGCCCGCGGGGTGCGCACGGCGATGAACGGGCGGCAGGCACGGGCGCTGTGCCCGCAGGCCATCGTCGTGCCGCCGCGGATGGCGGCGTACTCCCGCGCCAGCACGGAGGTGTTCGCGGTGTTCCGTGACACGACGCCGCTGGTGGAGGGCATCTCGATCGACGAGGCGTTCCTCGAGGTCGGCGGGCTGCGGCGGATCGCGGGCTCGCCCGTCGAGATCGCGGCGCGGCTGCGGGAGCGGATCGCGCGGGAGGTGGGGCTGCCGATCACGGTGGGCGTCGCGCGCACGAAGTTCCTGGCCAAGGTCGCGAGCGGGGTCGCCAAGCCCGACGGTCTGCTGCGCGTGGCCCCGGAGGCCGAGCTCGCGTTCCTGCACCCGCTGCCGGTGCGGAGGTTGTGGGGCGTCGGCGCCGTCACCACGGAGAAGCTGCACGCGATGGGCATCCGCACGGTCGGCGAGGTCGCCGCGGTGGGCGAGGCCGCGCTCGTGTCGATGCTCGGCCGGGCAGGCGGGCGGCACCTGCACGCCCTCGCCCACAACCGCGACCCCCGCCCGGTGCAGGCCACCGAGCGGCGGCGCTCCATCGGGTCGCAGCAGGCGCTGGGCCGGCGCACCCGCACACCCGACGAGCTCGACGCCCTGCTCGCCGGCACGCTCGACCGGCTCGGGCGGCGGCTGCGCGGCGGCCATCGCGTCTGCCGCACGGTCGTGCTGCGGCTGCGCTTCGGCGACTTCTCCCGCGCCACCCGCTCGCACACCCTCCCCGAGGCCACCGCGCACACCGCCACGCTGCTGGCCGCGTGCCGCGAGCTGCTGGTCGCCGCGCTGCCGATGATCCGCGAGCGCGGGATCACCCTGCTCGGGGTCTCGCTGGGCAACCTGGCCGACGACGACGCCGTCCAGCTCGCGCTGCCCTTCGACCGCGCCGCCGGGGCCGCCCTCGACTCCACCCTCGACGACCTGCGCGCCCGCTTCGGCGCCCGCTCGGTCACCCGCGGCACCCTGCTGCACACCCGCGCCCCGCTGGAGGTACCCCAACTCCCGGACGACCCCTGACCCACCGCGAAGATCGTCACCGGCCGCACATCGGCGCCCTCCCCGGGGCCGTGCGGTGCGGCGGATCACGATCATGCGAGGCTCGCCGCCGCGTCCCCGCCCGGACGCCGGGCGGGGCCCGCACACCGCGCCGGGTCCGGATCGGGGTTCACGCGTCGAGCCGGGTCCCGTGCCACGTCCGCGCCTGGCTCGCACGCCGGGCCGGGATCTGCGTGGCCCCGGGGCGCGCGAAACCCGGGAACGCGCCCGGACCCGGCACGGGGCGCCGGTCAGCGGATGTCGATCACCGACTTCGTGATCTGGGATCGGGCGACGAGGCGGTCGCCCACCACCGCGGTGGCGGTCACGAAGCCGAGGCGGCGGGTGCGGCGCTCCACCACGGCCGTCACCGTCACCTCCTCCCCCGCCCGCCCGGGGCTGAGGACCTGGGTCGAGATGTGGTGGGTCACGGCGTGCTCGGCGGCGTCGAGGTGCGGGAGCAGGGCCAGGAAGCCGGTGAGCTCCATGATCGAGCCCAGCGCTCCGGCGTGCAGGGTGCCGCCCGGGTTGATCGCCAGCCCGGCCACGGGGAACACCACGCCCGCTGCGGGGTCGGCCGGGTCGAGCGCCCGGGCCTCGAGGGCCACCTGCAGCGGGATGGCGAGCGCGGCCGCGGCCCGCTCGGCGAGGGAGTCGGTCACGCCCCGCAGCGTGCCACCCCACGACCTGCGCGGATCCCGCGCACCTCCCGGCCACCCGCGCACGCCCGGACGTGCGCAAGACAGCGGCGGGTGCGCGGGAGCCCGACCTGGGCACCGGACCGCCGGGTGCGTCTGGTGCCGACGGGAGCGCGGGGGCACCGCGCGCCGCCCGGATGCCGCGGCGCCGCGGGCGACCACGGCGTGTGACCGCCACGGTTCCTCCGTCCGGCCGCACACCCCGGGCGCGCGCGGATTCGTTCCCCCGGCAGGGGTGTGGCCACCCCCACCACCGCGCCCGGCCTCCACTACCGTCCGGGTCGAACGAGCGCCGCGATCCTGCACGGAGAGTCGATGTCAGACGAGCAGTCCCACGAGCCGAGCGAGATCACCTACGCGGAGCACTTCCATCCGGCCCGGCCCCGGAGCCTGCGGCACCGCGCGAAGGTCAAGGCGCCGTTCGCGCGCCGGTCCGTGGCCAAGGACGGGAAGCCGACCGGCACGAACCCGGCGTACGTGTCGTGGCTGCTGAGCCAGTCGATGCTGGCCGACGCCAACGAGATCAGCCGGCAGTTCTCCGGCCAGGGCACGATGTGGCAGAACCCGTTCGCGAACCCCGGGCCGCGGCAGGCCGTGGAGACGGCGTCGGTGTGGTTCACCGCCTACCCGATCTCGTTCATCACCCGCCCCGGGGAGTCGTTCCTGGGCGCGCTGGCCGACGAGGCGCTGTGGGACGCGTTCGCGACCATCGGCATCGAGGCCGTGCACACCGGGCCGGTGAAGCGCGCGGGCGGGCTGTCGGGCTGGCAGACCACCCCGAGCGTCGACGGGCACTTCGACCGGATGAGCACCGAGATCGACCCGGCGTTCGGCACCGAGGCCGAGTTCCGCGCGATGTGCGGCATGGCCACCTGGTCCGGCGGCACGATCATCGACGACATCGTGCCCGGCCACACCGGCAAGGGCGCCGACTTCCGGCTCGCCGAGATGAAGTACGCCGACTACCCCGGCGTCTACCACATGATCGAGGTCGACCCGGAGGACTGGACGCTGCTCCCGGACGTCCCGTCCGGCCGCGACTCCGTCAACATCGACCCGGCCACCGAGGAGCAACTGGAGAAGGCCGGCTACATCATCGGCCGCCTGCAGCGCGTCATCTTCTACGCCGAGGGCGTCAAGGAGACGAACTGGAGCGCCACGAAGGCCGTCGAGGGCGTCGACGGGGTCGAACGCCGCTGGGTGTACCTGCACTACTTCAAGGAGGGCCAGCCCTCGATCAACTGGCTCGACCCCAGCTTCGCGGGCATGCGCCTGGTCATCGGCGACGCCCTGCACTCGCTCACCGACCTCGGCGCGGGCGCGCTGCGCCTGGACGCCAACGGCTTCCTCGGCGTCGAGAAGTCGACGGAGGGGCTGCCCGCGTGGTCCGAGGGCCACCCGCTCTCCCAGGCGGCCAACCACCTCATCGGCTCGATGGTGCGCAAGCTCGGCGGGTTCACCTTCCAGGAGCTGAACCTCACCATCGACGACATCCGGGTCACCGCCGAGGCGGGCGCCGACCTGTCCTACGACTTCGTCAACCGGCCCGCCTACCACCACGCGCTCGCCACCGGCGACACCGAGTTCCTGCGGCTGACGCTGCGCACGTCGCTGGAGCTCGGCGTCGACCCGGCGTCGCTGGTGCACGCCCTGCAGAACCACGACGAGCTGACCTACGAGCTCGTGCACTGGGCCACCGGGCACCGCGACGACGTCTACACCTACAAGGGTGCGGAGATCACCGGCGGCGACCTGGCGATCAGCGTGCGCCGCGACCTGTGCGAGCAGCTCACCGGGCCGGACGCCCCGTACAACCTGATCTTCACGACCAACGGCATCGCCTGCACCACCGCCACCGTCATCGCCGCGACGCTGGGCATCTCCGACCTCGACACCATCGAGGAGATCGACACCGCCCGGATCATGCGGGTGCACCTGCTGCTCGCGATGTTCAACGCGCTGCAGCCCGGCGTGTTCGCGCTGTCCGGGTGGGACCTCGGCGGCATGCTCACCCTGGCCCCCGACCAGGTCGCAGAGCTGCTGGAGAGCGGCGACACCCGCTGGATCCACCGGGCGGGGCACGACCTGATGGGGGTCAACCCGGGGGCGCGGAGCTCGTCGTCGGGCCTGCCGCGCGGGCGCAGCCTCTACGGCACGATCCCCGACCAGCTCGACGACGAGGCCAGCTTCGTCCGCCAGCTCCAGGCGATCCTCGCCGTCCGCACCCGCTACGGCATCGCGACGGCTCAGCAGGTCGACGTGCCGGACGTGTCGCACCACGGCCTGCTCGTGCTCGTGCACCAGCTCGCCGACGCCGCGCAGCTGCACCTCACGGTGCTCAACTTCTCGGGAGAGCCCGTCACCGGCACCGTCCGCTCGGAGTTCCTGACGCCCGGCGCCGAGGTCTCGGACATGTTCACCAGCCGTCCGCTCGGCACCGTCGACGACCTGCACTCCTTCTCCGTCGAGATGGAGCCGCACCAGGGGCACTCGCTGCTGGTGGCGCAGGCCCCGGAGGAGCACTGACGGTGCGTAGGTACGCCGGGTCCACGGGCCTGTGGACCCGGTACCCCGACCACTACCCGGACGCCCTGCGCGGGGGCCCGGACCCGGTCGGGGAGAGGCTCGGCCCGGTACACCTGGACCGGCTGCCCGCCCCCGACGCGCCGTGCACGGTCCTGCTCGCCCACCCGGCCGCCGACCGCTGGACCCCGCCGCCCAGCCGCCGGTTCCTCGACCGGATCGCCGCGCCGACGGTGTACGTCGGCCCGCCCGACGCCGGGCACCTGCCCGCCGAACCGGCCGGGGCCGACGCGCTGCGGACGGCCCTGCACGCGTTCCTCGCGCGCGTGCTCCGCGGTGGAACTGCTCACCCCGGCGTGACCTGACGCCCCTGCGGGACGAACATGGAGGCAGTGACCGTCCGCTCCCCCGTCCGCCCCGGCACCAGCACCGCACTCCTCGTCCTCGCGCTCGTCGTGCTCGCGCTGAACCTGCGCGGCCCGATCGTCGCGATCTCCCCGGTGCTGGACACGATCCGCGCCGACCTGGGCATCGGGGCAGGCACGGCGGGGCTGCTCACCAGCCTGCCGGTCCTCTGCTTCGCGCTCGCCACGCCGCTCGCGTCGCTGCTGCTGGCCCGGGCCGGTCTGGAGCGCGGGGTGCTGATCGCGCTGGGGGCACTGCTCGTCGGCACGGTGGTCCGTTCGACCGACGGGTTGCCCGCCGTCGTCGTGGGCACGCTGATCATCGGGATCGCGATCACCGTCGGCAACGTCGCGGTGCCGGTCATCGTCGGACGGGACGTGCCCGCGCACCGCGCCGGGATCGTGCTCGGCGGCTACACGGCGGCGCTCAACGTCGGCTCGATGATCATGCTGTCGTTCACGGTGCCGCTCGCGGCCGGGCTGGGCTGGCGGCCCGCGCTGGCGGCGTGGGGGCTGGTCGCCGTGCTCGCGGCGGTGATCTGGTGGGTCGGCACGCGCGGCAACGCGCGGCGCGCCGCGGAGGCCGTCGCGCCGGACGGGGGCAGCGACGGCGACCCCGTATGGTGGCGGCGCCCGATCGTCTGGACCCTCGCGATCGCGTTCGGCGGCCAGGCGTTCGCCTACTACGGAGTGACGGCGTGGCTGCCGCTGCTGCTGCGCGACGAGCTGGGCATGGACCCCGCAGCGGCCGGCGTCAGCGCGTCGATCTTCCAGGTGGCGGCCGTGGCGGGCGCGTTCGGCGTGCCGGTTCTACTGCGGGTGTTCGACCGTCCGCTGCCCGCGCTGCTGGTCGTCTGCGCGTTCTGGGTGACGCTTCCGCTGGGCCTGCTGCTGGCCCCCGGGCTGTGGCCGGTCTGGTGCGCACTCGGCGGCGCCGCGCAGGGCGGTGGGTTCACCGTGATCTTCTCGATCGTCGTGCGGGCGGCGCGCGGGCCGGCCGAGGGGCGCCGGATGTCGGCGCTGGTGCAGGGCGGCGGGTACCTGATCGCGGCCACCGGACCGACGATCGTCGGTGCCGTGCACGAGGCCACCGGCACCTGGACGGCCCCGCTGCTGGTGGTCCTGGGCGCGGTCACCCTGCTCACCGTCGCGGGCGGCTTCTCGGCGAGTGCTCGCGCAGATCAGGTCAGGCTTCCTGCACCTCGCGCGTGACCCTCCCCCACGACCTGCCGAGCCGGCGCACCCTGCTCGCCGGATCGGTCGAGCGGCTGCGATGGCGCGTCGATCAGCGGGAAGTCAGACTGTTCGACCATGCCCACCGACCCGCCCTCGGCTCCGAACCCGCTGTTCGCCGGGGGCGGGGAGGTCGGGCGCGTCATGGAGTCCCACGACTGGGCCGCGACCCCGGTCGGGCCACCCGAGACCTGGCCGCCCGAGCTGCGCAGCGTCGTGCGGATCCTGCTCACGTCGCGCTTCTCGATGTGGATGGGCTGGGGCCCCGATCTGGCGTTCTTCTACAACGACGCCTACCAGCGCGACACGCTCCGCGCGAAGCACCCGTGGGCGCTGGGGCGGCCCGCCCACGAGGTGTGGGCGGAGATCTGGGACGACGTCTCGCCGCGTGTGCGCCAGGTCATCGAGACCGGTGAGGCCACCTGGGACGAGGGCCTGCTGCTCACCCTGGAACGCGCGGGCTACGTCGAGGAGAGTTACCACACCTTCTCCTACAGCCCGCTCGAGTACGCCGACGGCCGGATCTCCGGCCTGCTCTGCGTCGTCAGCGAGAACACCGAGCGGGTGCTCAGCGAGCGCCGGCTGCGGGTCCTCAGCGAACTCGGCGACGTCTCGACGGCCACCGCACCGTCCGTCGAGGAAGCCTGCCGCGCCGTGCTGACGGCTCTGGAGCGCGGCCGCCTCGACGTCCCGTTCGCCTCGGTCTACCTCCTCGACGGCGCGGGGACGGCCCACCGCACCGCCTACTTCGGCATGCTCGACGACCCACGGATCGTCCCGCCCGTGCTCGACGACGGATCCCCGTTGTGGTCGGTGCTCCAGACCGGTGAGGCGCGCGCCCTGACCGGGCTCGCCGCCGAGCACAAGGGCCTGTTCCTGCCCACCGGGTACATCGACGACGCGATCGAGCCCGACGCGGCGATCTGCATGCCGCTCGTCGGGGGCGGGACCGGGCGGCCGATCGGGGTGTTCACCGCGGGGGTGAGCCCGTTCCGGGCGCTCGACACCGAGTACCGGCGCTTCCTCGACCTCGTCGCCGGGCAGGTCACCATCGCGGTCACCGACGCGCAGGCCTACCAGGCCCAGCGCCGCCGCGCCGACGAGCTCGCCGAGCTCGACCGGGCCAAGACCGAGTTCTTCACCGGCGTCAGCCATGAGCTGCGCACCCCGCTGACGCTCGTCGCCGGGCCGGCCGAGGACGCGCTCGCCGACCGCGACCACCCTCTGACCCCGCCGCAGCGCGCCCGCCTCGAGGTCATCCGCCGCAGCAGCGGCCGGCTGCGGCGGCTCGTCGACACCCTGCTGGACTTCGCCCGGCTGGAGGGCGGCCGGCTCGCGCCGCAGCTCGCCTCCGTCGACCTCGCCGCTCTGACCCGCGGCATCGCCGAGTCCTTCGCCCCCGCAGCCACCCGGGCCGGGCTGGGGTTCGTGGTCACGTGCCCCGCGCTGCCGTCCGCCGTCGCCGTCGACGTGGACATGTGGGAGAAGATCGTCCTCAACCTGCTGTCCAACGCGGTCAAGTACACCCTGGCCGGAGGGGTCTCCGTCACCCTCGCCGCCACCGACGACGGCGGGGTACGGCTCGACGTCACCGACACCGGGATCGGCATCCCGGCCGAGGACGTGCCGCTGCTGTTCCAGCGCTTCCACCGCGTGCAGGGGGCGGCCGGTCGCAGCCGTGAGGGATCCGGCATCGGGCTCGCGCTCGTCGCCGAACTGACGGCGCTGCACGGCGGCACGACCGGCGTCGCGAGCGTCCCCGACAGCGGCTCGGAGTTCTCGGTGACGCTCCCGGCCTCCGCGTTCACCGGCGCCCCTCCGACGAGCGCCCGGGTCTCCGTCGCGACCCAGCGCTACCGCGAGGAGGCGCTGCAGTGGTCCACCTACGACACCGACGAGCTCGTCCCGCTCGACGCGGGGACGACGGCGGGCGACACGGTGCTCGTCGCGGAGGACAACAGCGACCTGCGACGGTTCCTGGCCGGGCTGCTCTCCCCGCACTACCGCGTGCTCGTCGTCGGCGACGGCGACAGCGCGCTGGCCACCGCACTGGCGGAGCGGCCCGACCTGGTCCTGACCGACGCGATGATGCCGGGCCTCGACGGCTTCGAACTGCTCACGGCGCTGCGCGCCGACCCGGCGACGGCAACCACGCCGGTCGTGATGCTCTCCGCGCGGGCGGGCGAGGACGCCGCCATCGAGGGGCTGGCGGCGGGTGCCGACGACTACCTGGTCAAGCCGTTCTCCTCGGCCGACCTGCTGGCGCGGGTCCGGTCCAACCTGCAGCTCTCCCGGGTGCGCAACCAGGAGTCGGCGTGGCGCACCGCGCTCATCGACGCGATGCGCGAGGGCCTGTTCGTCGTCGCGCCCGACGGTTCCGTCATCGACGCGAACGCGGCGCTCGAGACCATCCTCGGGTACGGCCGGGACGGGCTCCCGTACCGACCCCCCTACCCGTGGCTACCCGACCCGGAGACCGACCCCGAGGCCGCGGCGGAGGCCGCCGCCGCCTTCGCCACGGCGACCGGGCAGGGGACGGGCACGTTCGTCCTGCCCGTCCGGCACAAGGACGGGCACTGGCTCTGGGTGGAGGTGTCGGTCGCCACGGCCCCGGGTCGCGACGGCGGGGATCCGATGCTGCTGAGCACGGTCCGCGACGTCACCGAACGTCGCCGGATCGCCGAGCGCGACCGGCTGCTCGCCGACACCGGCCGCCTGCTCGGGCAGCCCGGTGCGCTGCGGGAGCGGCTCGCCGGTCTGCTCGCCGCGGCGTCCCCGGTGCTCGGCGACCTGGCCGTCGTCTACCTCGCCCGGCCCGACGGCACGCACGCCGTCGCGGCCGCGCACCACCGCGACCCCGTCGTGGCCGACGCCGTCCGCGCGCTCCCACCGGGCCGCCCGACACCCGCGCAGAACGCCCGGCAGCGCGCCGGGCAGGCGTACGAGCTCACGGAGCTGTCCCCCGGCACGCCCACCGAGGCGGGCGGGGCCCGGTTCGGCGGCGCGCTGGTCGTTCCCCTCCTCGTCGCCGGACGCCTGCTCGGCGAACTGGTGTTCGCCGCGACCGGTCGGCCGCACCGCCACGACGACACCGACGTCGCCACCGCGGAGGAGCTGGGCCGCCGCGTCGCACTGATGATCGAGACCGACCGTCTCGCCACCCGCGAGCGCCAGCTGCACGAGGTGACGGCCGCGCTCGCCGCCGCCGGGACCGTGACCGAGGCCGCACGGGTGCTGGAGGCCGGGATCGT
It contains:
- the treS gene encoding maltose alpha-D-glucosyltransferase, giving the protein MSDEQSHEPSEITYAEHFHPARPRSLRHRAKVKAPFARRSVAKDGKPTGTNPAYVSWLLSQSMLADANEISRQFSGQGTMWQNPFANPGPRQAVETASVWFTAYPISFITRPGESFLGALADEALWDAFATIGIEAVHTGPVKRAGGLSGWQTTPSVDGHFDRMSTEIDPAFGTEAEFRAMCGMATWSGGTIIDDIVPGHTGKGADFRLAEMKYADYPGVYHMIEVDPEDWTLLPDVPSGRDSVNIDPATEEQLEKAGYIIGRLQRVIFYAEGVKETNWSATKAVEGVDGVERRWVYLHYFKEGQPSINWLDPSFAGMRLVIGDALHSLTDLGAGALRLDANGFLGVEKSTEGLPAWSEGHPLSQAANHLIGSMVRKLGGFTFQELNLTIDDIRVTAEAGADLSYDFVNRPAYHHALATGDTEFLRLTLRTSLELGVDPASLVHALQNHDELTYELVHWATGHRDDVYTYKGAEITGGDLAISVRRDLCEQLTGPDAPYNLIFTTNGIACTTATVIAATLGISDLDTIEEIDTARIMRVHLLLAMFNALQPGVFALSGWDLGGMLTLAPDQVAELLESGDTRWIHRAGHDLMGVNPGARSSSSGLPRGRSLYGTIPDQLDDEASFVRQLQAILAVRTRYGIATAQQVDVPDVSHHGLLVLVHQLADAAQLHLTVLNFSGEPVTGTVRSEFLTPGAEVSDMFTSRPLGTVDDLHSFSVEMEPHQGHSLLVAQAPEEH
- a CDS encoding IclR family transcriptional regulator domain-containing protein, translated to MQLAVLEGVEVVFVERIAGSGAVPVLMRVGGRFALTATGLGLVLPAHAPPEWSTTSRTPSSIRGRCATCSPTSAGAGTR
- a CDS encoding acyclic terpene utilization AtuA family protein, whose translation is MFASTTDILVAYGATVTRPVIIGNCSGFYGDRIAAAREMVDGGPIDVLCGDYLAELTMLILAKAQAKDPAGGFAKTFLTQVEDVLGTCLERGIKIVANAGGLNAAGLADAIRAVATRLGLTVAVAHIEGDDLRGDLSAIRPEVVGEPVSANAYLGGWGIAQALAAGADVVVTGRVTDASLVVGPAAWWHGWGLEDWDRLAGAVAAGHVIECGPQATGGNYPFLDEITDLRYPGFPIAEVAADGSSVITKHPGTGGLVSVGTVTAQLLYEIAEPAYLGPDVTTHMDTAVLGQDAEHRVTISGVQGSPPPSTLKVALNDIGGFRNTMTFVITGLDIEAKAARCESLLFEVLGGKDRFGSVDVRLLRFDTPDAEENALATAHLKITVMDPDPQVVGRAFSGAAMELALAGYAGFHTTTPPTSESAYGVYRPAAVPRTALEQVVVLPDGSRHVVADPPTGPAPTPPTLTPADLPDGPTVRAPLGRVCGARSGDKGGNANVGLWARDDAGHAWLRAYLTVDRLRELLGPEAADLRIERYELPTLRAINVVVHRLLGDGVASTARPDPQAKGLGEYLRSRTVDVPAALLD
- a CDS encoding PaaI family thioesterase — protein: MTDSLAERAAAALAIPLQVALEARALDPADPAAGVVFPVAGLAINPGGTLHAGALGSIMELTGFLALLPHLDAAEHAVTHHISTQVLSPGRAGEEVTVTAVVERRTRRLGFVTATAVVGDRLVARSQITKSVIDIR
- the dinB gene encoding DNA polymerase IV, which codes for MSDPRRPDPTRSDTATILHADLDAFYASVEQRDDRRLRGRPVIVGGGVVLACSYEAKARGVRTAMNGRQARALCPQAIVVPPRMAAYSRASTEVFAVFRDTTPLVEGISIDEAFLEVGGLRRIAGSPVEIAARLRERIAREVGLPITVGVARTKFLAKVASGVAKPDGLLRVAPEAELAFLHPLPVRRLWGVGAVTTEKLHAMGIRTVGEVAAVGEAALVSMLGRAGGRHLHALAHNRDPRPVQATERRRSIGSQQALGRRTRTPDELDALLAGTLDRLGRRLRGGHRVCRTVVLRLRFGDFSRATRSHTLPEATAHTATLLAACRELLVAALPMIRERGITLLGVSLGNLADDDAVQLALPFDRAAGAALDSTLDDLRARFGARSVTRGTLLHTRAPLEVPQLPDDP